In Episyrphus balteatus chromosome 4, idEpiBalt1.1, whole genome shotgun sequence, the sequence TGGCTGTTGTAGCTTCAACATGATCTGGGACTATGGTTGTTGGTGGCTGTATGTGGCATACTGGACATTTCCCCCATACACATGTATtagaattttcatcaaatttccATCCAGGTGCACAATACTGCTGAAATTTTCGACCACTAAGGCAAACAAAATATCCATGGCAATCATCCGGATCTAGAAATTTTGTTCCATCTGCAAGAATTTCACATATGTTTGAGGCTGTTGTAAGCCCAACTTGCAGATTGATTAACACAACTGTCAAAATTAATAAACCTGTCAAaggaaaattccaaaaattaaagaagacgtttttcaaaataaattttacacttACGGAACATATTTCGTTGCACTATTTCAACTAAAGACTATCTGGAGTTATTGTAAGCTTTGTCTGTTTTATATGTTCGGTTCTTATCTTGAATAAAATGTTAGAATCTGAAGTATCCTGATAAAGTTGTAAGCACTTGTGTTTATTAATTAAAGAACATGATTTGTTCAATGTAAGCTTCTGAAGATCTTAAAGTTCTGCGGAAATGGTTttgtttcgttttattttttataaataaataaataagactTGAGTGTGTCGTTGATATTATCAAGAAGGAAATCTTAGAAAAATTATGGAATGTATTAGATATtaatgtaaactttttttttatggcaaATTTGAAGTTGAATATGCGCCTTGCAAATGCTTTTTTTATTAGTcaataaaattctaaatattaaGACTGTTATCAAATGGGTTTtccttttgatttgttttttgattgtaaggtgtattttttttaacacttaggCACATTTTATTCACataccattaaaaataaattcgccatttaaaatggaaaattttaaaattcgtatgaaatttgacaaattttctgttttcaatgtcgactttaaatataatggcgagtgaataaattgggcatAAGGCCTAAGGATGTTTAAAATCAGCGTTTGAAAAATCGTTTTGTGTTGGCCAAGTTTAGCGTGTATATCTCTACAAAGCACTGGATTATGGTTTACCAACAAAGTATAACAGTTTTCAGTTCTAATCGAAGCTGTCATTAGCCTTTGCCTATGGTCAAATGTGGACTCCTCTGTATATAGAGATATATAGAATCTCTATATACAGAGGAGTCCACATTTGTATTTGAATCTACTATCCAGAGTTTTATAGAGATCTGTAAATTAAACAAACCCATTTGGTATCGTATAACAGTTATAAATTCGGATTGGAGGCACCGTAGTGGTTGAACTGAGTTGAGTTGAGCCTTCAGAGCTTGTAAATAAAAATGGCATCCGTTTCAGAACTTCCTTTTCACCACTTTCTTCTACGcagtctcaaaaaaaaatatcggatGGCTCTACGACTTGACGTCTGTTCACATTTCTCACAACAACTCGGTGCAAGTTTCTTCCGCCTAAGcaactttatttgtttttataaaccaAGATGATTCATTTTGGTTTACATACTTGGTAGAGATTGAACGATGAATATAATTGTCAATTGGAATAAAAAAGtgcaacattttcaaaaaactgttatacttttaagaaattcacattttaagtctgtttttgcaattttttaagacCAGTGGATAAAAGACGCTATCCAAGGCTTAGCATTTTTCATATTAATTACAATAACAACCAAGCTTTTTGGGCTTATTTATTTAGCCAGTCTTTTACAAACCATTAATATAACACTTTTGCAGTGACATGACAGAAAAGTCTGTCAAAAACGTTGCTTAAACCAAAATTGACAGCCGAACATGAGACGTCACTGTCACAACTATTGAGACACGCTAGTTTGAGAGATTCTTGACATTTTGAAAAGGGATTAACATCTGAGCTaacaagtaaattttttttgtttaatgatgAAAACGTCAAAATCATCAATGAATTGTATTAAAACAATCCTATTCATACGAAAAGATAGTGTTTacttaattctttaaaaaatatttcggaGTTGTGAAcagaaatcaaaagaattaccaaaaagataaaagaaaaaaacaatgacGCTGATATATTGGTAacgtcaattaatttttttttaaatcaataactTATCATGTCacgattaaaaaatgtttctttgacAGCATAAGTACTCCTGCTTAGCTGTATAtaaatcttcaaattaaaaagtctGGTTTTTACCCAAAAAAATTATCTTCCGCCTATTAAGAAAGTGCTCATGAtttatcttatcttttttttttgtcaaaaatagtttaaaatccAATAACAGtctcttttttatatattaaagcCAACTGTCACATATCATTGGCAGTTGTTGATTACTCCTTCTGTTAGAAGTTAAACATGAAGAGTAGGTTCTATCTTGaacaagtttaattttttttgttttaactaaaactttTCGAATTTCACAGTTCTAATCTTTTTGTTGGCGGTGACACTTTTTGAGACATCGCAGGGACTGATTGAACCATATGATTCAAATATCTGTCGATTGTTTAAAAATGGTGTAAAACTACGTAACCCTGGTAAATGTGATTCCTATATTACCTGTCAAGATGGTGTCGCAAAAATTACCGAATGCAAAGGAAAATACTTTAACAAAGAAACTGGCAAATGCGTTACAAAAGTACCAGATTCATACTGCAAAGATCCATGTACTAAAAAATCACCATTTTGGGAAAAAGATCCAAAATCTTGTGAAGGTTATTTTACATGTCGTCCAGAGGGTGGCGTTCAGGAATACTGTCCCGATGACTTAGATTTTGATTATAAACAACAAGCTTGTGTATATAAATCGGATTCAAATTGTAAAGGCTTTGACATTTGTGACATTGCACCAAATAATATGCCATTTAAGAACGAAAATAACTGTCAAAGATATTATACATGTGTCAAGAATAAAGTAACTGAAAAAGTTTGTGAGAAACAATATTATGACGTACAAAAAGGTTGTACTAAAAAATCTGAAGTTGAATGCTTAAACCATCCGATTCCAGAAAACGCTTGCGGAACACCTAAACATCCAGCTCGAGATCAATTCGTCAGTGATGAACTAACATGTTGTAAATATTATTACTGTAAAGATAAGGGTGATAATGTTGTGGATGAATCACCACAACTTGGCCAGTGCCCAGAGGGTAAATTTTTTGACAGCGCGCAACAGGCATGTTATACAGCTGAAAATGTCAGATGTGACGAAGATCGATGTGATGGAATGAATCGTAGCAAAGTTATTAGTTCAGATGAAGGTTGTCAGCATTATTTATTATGCGATAAAGGAGTTACTGTAGGAAAAGAAAAATGCCCTGATGGACAGTATTTTGATTCAAGCTCTATGGAGTGTACAACTACAGTTCAAAATTATCTAGCATGTACTTCCTGAAAAAATATATCTCtcactattaaataaattttaaatgaagaatacgtgtgttttttttatttcttgttgtGTGATCTTCTACTAATCAAATGACAGGTTGAAAACAACCCTGTTTAATGTCAAAGTGACGTTTATGTATCCTCATTAGATTCGACCGTTAACgtgcttcttcttcttttcccagagattatgtgtttttttcttctttttagaatGTAGGGCCTGCTGCAAACATGCGTTTTTTGACGCATGATGCCCCACACATTTGATTCCTAATGTATTCGCAGTTTAAATGAGGATGCATACACTGCGGGAAAAAAGACTCGCAGGGTACCAAAACACAGCAGCGTTATCGAAGCGTTACCGAAGCGTCACCGCGAGATCAGTAGATTGAcgcaattttgtattatttctgTTAAATCAAAAAACGCATGTGTGACCAGGCCTAAGGATTAAAGGCTATTCTCAAGGTGTTTAGTTCTGGTTTTAGTTTGCAGCCTCGACTTATAACTTGGCTGTATGCCAAGATTTTCGCTTAGGTTGCCTTTTGAAACCCAGCCTTTTGATGGCTCCTAACCAATATTTTTAGCACCGATGCAGATAAGATAAAGTGTTGCCAACTTTGActaaaagcccaaaaaaaaataaattgcacgactggggtcgcacgtacttgctcttatgcttaaagtaactataatgttaaagctttttattcaagaaatttaacatttgatattttgaagaaatttcataagtagtatacaaaaattaaatctgtttttataattaataaaactccgttttaaaatatcttaaaaaaaaaaaaacaaatatgccattttatttctcgtataaaaaggtatttttagaaaaaaaattttgaaaattgtaggagccgttttttaaaaaaataattttttatatataaaatttttttaacatttttcaaaaaaaaagttggtatgccattttgaagaaataattaatttacacataaaaacttaatttcaaaatttttcattgatccgttttcaaaaaattgatttttcaaaaaaaaattttgaaatattttttaaaaaaccaaaaatgcgttttttgaaaattttctacaattttaatattatctttacttacacacttttgtataaaaattttcatttaaattgggttaattttgtacgagatattcagaaacgaaaaaaaccgttctatgacaggtaccgttaataacggtacaaaaaatattttttttatttaaaaagttggcccttatgtgtagtattacacacaaaaattttaatcaaaatcgttagagccgtttttgaaaaaaattaacttttctatttccgttatatggcaggtaccgttagttttggtcataaaaaaaaatttcaatttcccctctagggaatcaccaaaaactgctaactaccaagtttgaagaaaatcacttcactcgtttaggctgcagctccagatagagacagacggacagacagacagacagacagacagacagacagacagacagacagacagacagacagacagacagacagacagacagaattgccggacccacttttttggcattctccatcatcgtaatgtcatgtaaaattgttatctcgagttcgattttttttacgaatcctaaacttgccctatagtacctatatcgcaagtaaaaagaaaaca encodes:
- the LOC129919358 gene encoding peritrophin-44-like, which translates into the protein MKILIFLLAVTLFETSQGLIEPYDSNICRLFKNGVKLRNPGKCDSYITCQDGVAKITECKGKYFNKETGKCVTKVPDSYCKDPCTKKSPFWEKDPKSCEGYFTCRPEGGVQEYCPDDLDFDYKQQACVYKSDSNCKGFDICDIAPNNMPFKNENNCQRYYTCVKNKVTEKVCEKQYYDVQKGCTKKSEVECLNHPIPENACGTPKHPARDQFVSDELTCCKYYYCKDKGDNVVDESPQLGQCPEGKFFDSAQQACYTAENVRCDEDRCDGMNRSKVISSDEGCQHYLLCDKGVTVGKEKCPDGQYFDSSSMECTTTVQNYLACTS